Within Corynebacterium jeddahense, the genomic segment GCCCTCACGGACGCCCACGGGTTTTCCATCGCCAAAGCATGCGCGGTTGTCGGGATTGCGCAGTCGACGTTTTACTACCACCGACACACCCACACGAAGGTGGTGCACCAGCGCGAACAGCGCCGCGCTGCACTCAAACCGCTGATCTTGCAGGCAGCAGCCGAATCCGGGCAAAGCTACGGCTACCGGCGCATCCACGCCTGGCTGAAGATCATGGGGCATACAGTGTCGGAAAAGATCGTGCGTACCCTCATGGAAGAGCTTGGGTGCCGCCCGCCGGCGAAAGCGTCGGGCAAATACTCCTCCTACACCGGTGAAACCGACCACAAACCCGCGAACCTGCTGCTGATCGCCCCAACCGACAACAGTGACGATGATGGGGATGCGGATGTGGATGTGGCCCGGCCGGTTGTTGCACCGTCGCAGTACTTCATCGACCACGCCGACGCTCAGGGGCTGACCCACGATTTCCACGCGGATGCCCCGTGGGAGAAAATCGGCACCGACGTCACCGAAATCCACTGCCCAGACGGCAAATTGTTTCTGTCGGCAGCGATCGATTTCTACGACGGGATGCCGATTGCGGTGACCATGTCAACATCACCGAACCACGACTTGGTCGCCGAGATGATCGCGCGAATCGACGAGGTAAAACCCGACGAGGCACAACCGATCATCCATTCCGATCGTGGTGGGCTCTACCGCAGTGAACGCTGGGTCAGTCTGATTACCGACCACACCCACAACATCTTGGATTGCCCCGACTGCCAGGCCGATACATGGTGCGGCAACCGGTGGCGATACATCCCGTCACTGTCGCGCAAAGCCACCAGCGGCGACAACGCGCGCACCGAAGGCTTCTTCGGCACGATGAAACAAGAACTGCTCAAAGGCAGGCCTGTGGTGTCGACGATGACGGTGGCGCAAATGCGCGACTATATTGATTCCTACATCGACTTCTACATCAACACACGATTGAAGTCGACACTCGGCGAGGGCTACACCACCATCGCCGAGCACCGCAAGGCACTGAGTGCATAACAACGAGACAAAGTCCCCCAAAACGCACTCCAACAAAAAGACCGCATCCCCCCTGACGCGATTAGCTGGGTCTTAGTAGCTGGATTTGGCCGTTTGGGCCGTCCGAGCAGCCTGGGCCGCCAGCGCCAGCGCCACCCCGCCGCCAGCGCCCGCGCCAGCGCCAGCTACGGGCGGCGCGACGTCGCCGGCACCGCCACCGGCCCGCGGTTATCCGCCCGGGCCTTGGCGGCGCGAACGCGGCGCACGCACTCCGCCTCGTCGGTGAGGATCTCGATGGGAAACAGGTGCAGCACCTCGTAGCCCTGCTCCTTGATCCAGTTCTCGCGCCGGGTCATCTTCATCACCTCGGCGTGGGGCATGTCCTCGAACTTGATGTACCCGTCGATCTCGATGACCAGCGTCCCCCACAGCAGATCCACGCGGAACCGTTTCCCGATCCACATCTGCTCCAGCACCACAATCCCGTGCTCTGCCAGGATGATGCGGAAGAGCGTCTCAAAGGGCGACTCGGATTTCTCGGAACACAGCTCGAACGCCCGGCGCGCCAGCCCGATGCCGTTCTTGCCGGCGAGGCGCTCCATTGTCTCGGCGAGGCCGGCCCGCGCTGTGTGCTGGGCGATGGGCGTCTTCCCATGAAACAGACCGTCCATCGCCACGACGCCGTCGCGCACGCCGTGGAATCGGGCGATGTCGATGGCGGTCCGGGAGGGCGTCGTGAAGCGAAGGTGCCCTGCGAGCTCCGCCTCCAAGACGTCGATGTCCGGGACCGGCACGTTGCGGTAGACCACCCCGTCGGGCCACTGCGACTTCGACGGCGGGTGGCCGCCGCGCTGCGCGAGCTCGACGAGCTCCGGCTCCTTGCGCAGCACCCACATCCCGGTCGCGCGCGCCGCCGAGCGCCCCACGAGCACCGACTTGTGCGCGGCCACTCCCGCGGCGTAGCAGCGCAAAAACTCCTGCTCGTGGCGCTGCAGCCCCGCCCACGCCTCCACCGGGATGAACCGCGTCGCGGAGAGCTTGAGGCACGCCTGCTTCTCGACGTCCCCACGGCCCACCAACAGCCCAACCAGCCCTGCCTGATCCATTATTCCCCCTGTTCTGTCGCCTCCCCCGAAGCGTCGTGGCTACCGTAGCAGCGTTTGGCCGCGCCCGCTCGGTAACTGTGGCGTCGGCGCCCCTGCCCCGACCCCCGGCCCTGCCCTTTCGAGCTATTTCCAGCTGGCAACGCGTCCAAGCGGCAATGCTGGGCGCGCACAAACCGTTGGAACCGCCCACGATTTGCGTCGACGGCGCAGCTCGCTAGCCTTATCGGCATGTCTCAGCCCACGCCAGACACACGCACCCACCCCCTGCTACGCAGCCATCTCGCCCCGCCCGAGCGGACGCTTATCGACGTCCTCCGGGCCACCGCCGCCGCCCACCCCGACGCGGCGGCGATCGACGACGGCGGCGCAAGCGCAGGCACAAGCGCCAGCGCGGGCGACACCGAGGACGGCGTGCTCACCTACGCGGAGCTCGTGGACGAGATCGAACGTCGCGCCGCGGACATGCGCGCCCAGGGCGTGCCGGATGGGGGGCGCGTGGGGGTCAGGATGACGTCGGGAAGCAAGGAGCTCTACCTCGCCATCCTGTCCACGATGCGCGCGGGCTGCGCGTACGTGCCGGTGGACGCGGACGACCCAGACGAGCGCGCCGAGACCGTCTTCGGCGAGGCGGACGTCGACGCGATCTGGACCGACGACGGGCTGCGGGTGCTCAAGCCGGCGGCGCCAACCCAGCTCGGCGAGGTCACGCCGGACCACGACTGCTGGATCATCTTCACCTCGGGCTCGACGGGCAAGCCGAAGGGCGTGGCGGTGACGCACCGTTCGGCGGCGGCGTTCGTGGACGCGGAGGCGCGCCTGTTCTGCCAGGACAACCCGCTCGGCCCGGAGGACCGCGTGCTGGCGGGCCTGTCCGTGGCGTTCGACGCGAGCTGCGAGGAGATGTGGCTGGCGTGGCGCCACGGCGCGTGCCTCGTGCCGGCGCCGCGCGCACTCGTGCGCAGCGGCCAGGACCTGGGCCCGTGGCTGATCCGCCGCGACATCACGGTCGTCTCCACCGTGCCGACACTCGCCGGGCTGTGGCCGAAGGAGGCGCTGGACAACATTCGCCTGCTCATCGTGGGCGGTGAGGCCTGCTCGCAGGAGCTCACGGACCGCCTCGCCGACGGGCGCGAGATGTGGAACACGTACGGGCCGACGGAGGCGACCGTCGTGGCCAGCGCGAAGCGGCTCAAACCCGGCGAGCCGGTGACCATCGGCTGGCCGCTCGACGGCTGGGATCTCGCCGTTGCAAGCAACAGCGAGGAAGAGCAAGGAGAGCTCATCATCGGCGGCGTCGGCCTCGCGCGCTACCTCGACCCCGAGAAGGACAGGGAGAAGTACGCCCCGCGCGGCGACTGGCAGCGCGCCTACCGCACCGGCGACCACGTCAAGCTCACCGACCAGGGCCTCGCCTTCGTCGGCCGCGCGGACGACCAGGTGAAGATCGGCGGGCGCCGCATCGAGCTCGGCGAGGTCGAGGCGAACGTCGCGGCGCTCGACGGGGTGTACAACTCCGCCGTCGCGGTGCAGACGCTGCCCGCCGGCGACAAGGTCCTAGTCGGCTACGTCTCGCCCAACGACGGCGCGGACCTCGACGTCCAGCAGATGCGCGAGCGCCTCGCGGAGGTCATGCCGGCCGCGCTCGTCCCGCGACTGCACGTCATGGACGAGCTGCCCATCCGCACGTCCGGCAAGGTGGACAAAAAGGCGCTGCCGTGGCCACTGCCCGCCAGCATCGACGCGGTCGGGCTCACGCCAACCGAAACGTGGGTCGCCGAGCAGTGGGTCGCCGTCCTCGGCCTCGACGTGCCGGGCAAGGACGCGGACTTCTTCGAGCTCGGCGGATCCTCGCTCGCCGCAGCGTCGCTGGTCACGCGCCTGCGCGAGCGCGTCCCCACCATCGCGGTGCGCGACCTCTACGACCACCCCAGGTTGGAGACGCTCGCCTCGCTTATCGACGAGCTCACGCTCACCAACCGCACCACCACCCGCGACCGCACCGTCCGGCCCGTGCGCGCCGGCACGAGAATCGCCCAGACCTTACTTATGGTGCCGGTGATGACGCTCAAGGCCGCCACCGCGGTGACCTGGGTGGCCGTGGCCGCGAACGTGCTCGGGCTGACGCAGCTGAACTGGGCGTGGCTGGCGGTGGCGTTCGTCGTCCTGTGCACCCCGCTCGGGCGCATCCCCATTGGGGCGCTCGGCGCGCGGGCGATCCGCGGGCGCGTGGCCCCCGGGGTGTACAAGCGCGGCGGCATGAAGCACCTGCGCCTGTGGGCAGCCGAGCGCTGGTTGGCCGCGTCCGGCGCGCTAAACATCTCCAGCGCCAACGCGGCGAAGGTGACCGCGCGCCTGCTGGGCAACACCGTGGCGCGGGGCGTGGACATGCACACGTTCGCGCCAGTCACCGGCCTGCTCACCGTGGGCGAGGGCGCGGCGATCGAGCCGGGCGTGGACCTTGCCGGCGCGTGGCTCGACGGCGACGAGCTCCACGTGGGCACCGTGGTCATCGGCGAGGACGCCCGAGTCGGCGCGCGCTCCACGCTCATGCCCGGCACGGAGATCCGCGCCGGCGCGCACGTGGAGGCCGGCTCCACGGTTACCGGCGACAAGCCGGTGAAGAAGGGCGCGCGCTGGGCCGGCTCCCCCGCGCGCAAGGTGGGCCGTTCGAAGCACCGCTTCCCCGACGAGCGCCCGCCGCGCCGTCCGCTCTGGGCGTTGGGCTACGGCCTGACGTCGCTGGTCCTGGCGCTGCTGCCGGCCGTGGCGGCGATCGCGGGCGCGGCGGCGGCGCTCGGGCTCGCGCCGCTCGCGCACACGTCGTCGGTCTGGGGCCTGCTCGTGTTCGCGCCGGTGGGCGGGCTGGTGTACTTCGGGATCGGTCTGGGGTTGACGTGGGTGGCCGTGAGGGTGGCGTCGATAAGCGTGAAGCCCGGCGTGTTCCCCGTGCGCAGCGTGCGCGGCTGGGGCCTATGGACGGTCACGCGGCTCATGGACGACGCCCGCACCCGCTACTTCCCCATCTACGCCGGGCTGGCCACGCCGGTGTGGCTGCGCTCGCTGGGCGCGACCATCGGCGAGCGCGCGGAGGTGTCCACGGCCGTGATGGTGCCGAAGCTCACGGAGGTGCGCGACGGGGCGTTTCTTGCCGACGACA encodes:
- a CDS encoding Pls/PosA family non-ribosomal peptide synthetase → MSQPTPDTRTHPLLRSHLAPPERTLIDVLRATAAAHPDAAAIDDGGASAGTSASAGDTEDGVLTYAELVDEIERRAADMRAQGVPDGGRVGVRMTSGSKELYLAILSTMRAGCAYVPVDADDPDERAETVFGEADVDAIWTDDGLRVLKPAAPTQLGEVTPDHDCWIIFTSGSTGKPKGVAVTHRSAAAFVDAEARLFCQDNPLGPEDRVLAGLSVAFDASCEEMWLAWRHGACLVPAPRALVRSGQDLGPWLIRRDITVVSTVPTLAGLWPKEALDNIRLLIVGGEACSQELTDRLADGREMWNTYGPTEATVVASAKRLKPGEPVTIGWPLDGWDLAVASNSEEEQGELIIGGVGLARYLDPEKDREKYAPRGDWQRAYRTGDHVKLTDQGLAFVGRADDQVKIGGRRIELGEVEANVAALDGVYNSAVAVQTLPAGDKVLVGYVSPNDGADLDVQQMRERLAEVMPAALVPRLHVMDELPIRTSGKVDKKALPWPLPASIDAVGLTPTETWVAEQWVAVLGLDVPGKDADFFELGGSSLAAASLVTRLRERVPTIAVRDLYDHPRLETLASLIDELTLTNRTTTRDRTVRPVRAGTRIAQTLLMVPVMTLKAATAVTWVAVAANVLGLTQLNWAWLAVAFVVLCTPLGRIPIGALGARAIRGRVAPGVYKRGGMKHLRLWAAERWLAASGALNISSANAAKVTARLLGNTVARGVDMHTFAPVTGLLTVGEGAAIEPGVDLAGAWLDGDELHVGTVVIGEDARVGARSTLMPGTEIRAGAHVEAGSTVTGDKPVKKGARWAGSPARKVGRSKHRFPDERPPRRPLWALGYGLTSLVLALLPAVAAIAGAAAALGLAPLAHTSSVWGLLVFAPVGGLVYFGIGLGLTWVAVRVASISVKPGVFPVRSVRGWGLWTVTRLMDDARTRYFPIYAGLATPVWLRSLGATIGERAEVSTAVMVPKLTEVRDGAFLADDTMVATYELGGGWIRTDRSVVGKRSFVGNSGMVAPGRKLAKQSLVAVLSASPKKSKAGSNWWGSPPERMRRVEVEAAGEATYAPSRALMRKRGLVETLRLLAPMTQAVLAAVFAAAVVSLLQRVGFWAYLLGGLVWMAVGVLAVLSAVVAKWVLVGRHRAGEHPLYSWFVWLNELQDQFIEVVAAPWFFNWASGAGEMNLALRALGVCVGRGAWIESYWFPETDLCVVGRGASVGPGTVVQTHLFQDRVMSLDTVRILESATLGPHSVSLPGSVIGAGATVGPGSLVMRGDEVPAMTVWQGNPVEPR
- a CDS encoding IS3 family transposase, yielding MPAGFPSDIRDGAVERFLAGASAREVCDWAEDVCGRRPSVDTVGNWVAAKRRGQSFDGTRRAYDAETIAKVVARRLTSQATVREIAVEFDVNDTAALTWTKRYWPDDDDRDSAASMTFDEAFAATMERVSKHRKVQRNHQQQRVDEAADAKRPPRPVNEWLPGPGPIDDIADLPSDMDELKKLVVEMRDRETVKDAIIQVLMSDGEPQGKGNVRGGESRGKDDVRDGELSTAAKAAVVVALTDAHGFSIAKACAVVGIAQSTFYYHRHTHTKVVHQREQRRAALKPLILQAAAESGQSYGYRRIHAWLKIMGHTVSEKIVRTLMEELGCRPPAKASGKYSSYTGETDHKPANLLLIAPTDNSDDDGDADVDVARPVVAPSQYFIDHADAQGLTHDFHADAPWEKIGTDVTEIHCPDGKLFLSAAIDFYDGMPIAVTMSTSPNHDLVAEMIARIDEVKPDEAQPIIHSDRGGLYRSERWVSLITDHTHNILDCPDCQADTWCGNRWRYIPSLSRKATSGDNARTEGFFGTMKQELLKGRPVVSTMTVAQMRDYIDSYIDFYINTRLKSTLGEGYTTIAEHRKALSA